The following proteins are encoded in a genomic region of Glycine soja cultivar W05 chromosome 17, ASM419377v2, whole genome shotgun sequence:
- the LOC114393069 gene encoding uncharacterized protein LOC114393069 yields the protein MWMVVLSSPQTLAQTAFLRNSIPSPTRVSLSLKTPCSSLTAKCQQQQKTQEDGIPADEVKILAKFKSRHNYIRVLEVSRKAEHPFRGSRLLLLDTPGNIHSISFLFKSLTNTYFDVFATLPPIVPPGPLALLGFGAGTAARLLLLHHPSALLHCWELDPAVIQVAREYFNLARLERDNQDRLFIYVGDALNATVPNGFSGIVVDLFSKGSLIPELQDPATWRMLRGRLRKGGRIMVNVGGSCVEAENRLRDGKVVMEETLGAMKEVFGKKVFVLSLGNRKDDSSLALTGDLPHLEEWKNRLPGPFKCYADMWTPYSQ from the coding sequence ATGTGGATGGTGGTGCTTTCTTCCCCGCAAACCCTAGCACAAACAGCGTTCCTCCGAAATTCAATTCCCAGCCCAACCAGAGTGTCCCTTTCTCTCAAAACCCCGTGTTCTTCATTAACAGCAAAATGccagcaacaacaaaaaactcAAGAAGACGGCATTCCCGCGGACGAGGTTAAAATCCTTGCGAAATTCAAGTCCCGCCACAACTACATCCGCGTTCTAGAAGTTTCTAGAAAAGCAGAACACCCCTTCCGCGGCTCCAGGCTCCTCCTTCTCGACACCCCCGGAAACATCCACAGCATATCTTTCCTCTTCAAGTCCCTCACCAATACTTACTTCGACGTCTTCGCCACGCTCCCTCCCATCGTTCCCCCCGGCCCCCTCGCCCTCCTCGGCTTCGGCGCCGGCACCGCCGcccgcctcctcctcctccaccacccctCCGCCCTCCTCCACTGCTGGGAGCTCGACCCCGCCGTCATCCAGGTCGCCCGCGAGTACTTCAACCTCGCCCGCCTCGAGAGGGACAACCAAGACCGCCTCTTCATCTACGTCGGCGACGCCCTCAACGCCACCGTCCCCAACGGCTTCTCCGGGATCGTCGTCGACCTCTTTTCGAAGGGCTCTTTAATCCCCGAGCTCCAGGATCCCGCCACTTGGCGGATGCTGAGGGGGAGGTTGAGGAAGGGAGGGAGGATCATGGTGAACGTTGGCGGGAGCTGCGTGGAGGCGGAGAATAGGCTCAGAGATGGGAAGGTTGTTATGGAAGAGACTCTCGGAGCGATGAAGGAGGTTTTCGGAAAGAAGGTTTTTGTTCTGAGTCTGGGGAATCGTAAGGATGATAGCTCGCTTGCTCTCACTGGGGATTTGCCTCACCTTGAGGAATGGAAGAACCGCCTTCCTGGTCCCTTCAAATGTTACGCTGACATGTGGACACCTTACTCTCAGTAG
- the LOC114393473 gene encoding dentin sialophosphoprotein-like, producing the protein MIKRFPSRNNQRSKGIKVKHVLQIVLLLGVCFWLIYQVKHNHDKQNEFANDSKLSVSTQTDLILKLGRRDLHPGKHEEIQNEKHEEEEEDEHNEEDEENKHGHEEQEDGNKHETEEREEYKHEGREQGDEENKHGAEDQEEAENENEDEGRGGGGDDDIDENDQEKSELDNTDRDDELLDGEQEKEEVDEKENENEDDEKESLVENHNNHEAREEHYKGDDASSAVAHDTHATSTETETLSLENSDVNLEMNIPKPENETTYSDESVGKQNDSDLKVSEGDMIDGISSNTTAVQETGNNTLSNPVDDSSLLNKTTATNSDSHLESSSNLTVVTTEASNNLTGAGNDTSSSSEQNKKVMLSESDQAQSSTMNTTIPGDIKNVQTEGLEQSGNRTSDENLHDTNSTISVKTENGGVDAGESSNLVASNVTENTYRNERSESDISESGKFNGNSETSETDENQNVDATEDEMFKGDTLTGETDETSDSSSANKTMDSAEQDAIDSSDTHIHEDVAEALTDLDTLPDIRNEGDDSDETAAE; encoded by the coding sequence ATGATAAAACGGTTTCCAAGTAGGAACAACCAGAGGTCCAAAGGCATCAAGGTAAAGCATGTTCTGCAAATTGTTCTGTTGCTTGGTGTTTGCTTCTGGTTGATCTACCAGGTTAAGCACAATCATGATAAACAGAATGAATTTGCCAACGATTCAAAACTGTCAGTCAGTACACAGACAGATCTGATCCTGAAACTTGGTAGGAGAGACCTTCATCCAGGTAAGCATGAAGAAATTCAGAATGAAAAACatgaggaggaagaggaagatgaacataatgaagaggatgaagaaaataaacatgGCCATGAAGAACAAGAAGATGGAAACAAGCATGAAACTGAGGAACGTGAAGAGTACAAGCATGAAGGCAGAGAACAAGGGGACGAAGAAAATAAGCATGGAGCAGAAGACCAGGAGGAAGCTGAAAACgaaaatgaagatgaaggaagaggaggaggaggagacgATGATATAGATGAAAATGATCAAGAGAAATCAGAGTTGGATAATACTGATCGTGATGATGAGTTATTGGATGGAGagcaagaaaaagaagaggTTGATGAGAAGGAGAATGAAAACGAGGATGATGAAAAGGAGAGTTTAGTTGAAAACCACAACAATCATGAGGCCCGGGAGGAACATTACAAGGGGGATGATGCTTCTAGTGCTGTGGCTCATGATACTCATGCAACTAGCACTGAAACTGAGACACTTAGTTTGGAAAACTCTGATGTAAACTTAGAAATGAATATTCCAAAACCTGAAAATGAGACAACTTATTCAGACGAAAGTGTCGGGAAGCAAAATGATTCAGATTTGAAGGTTTCAGAAGGTGACATGATAGATGGTATTTCTTCAAACACAACTGCTGTTCAAGAGACTGGAAATAACACTTTGTCCAACCCTGTGGATGATAGCTCATTACTAAATAAAACAACTGCAACAAACTCTGACAGTCACTTGGAATCAAGCAGTAACCTGACAGTAGTGACCACTGAAGCAAGCAATAACTTGACCGGAGCTGGTAATGACACATCAAGTTCAtctgaacaaaataaaaaagtgatgtTATCTGAATCTGACCAAGCTCAAAGCAGCACGATGAACACAACAATCCCTGGAGATATAAAAAATGTGCAGACAGAGGGATTAGAGCAGAGTGGCAATAGAACTTCAGATGAAAACCTGCATGATACCAATTCGACGATCTCTGTTAAAACTGAAAATGGAGGTGTGGATGCAGGAGAATCATCTAATCTAGTAGCTTCGAATGTAACCGAGAACACTTACAGAAATGAGAGGTCTGAATCTGATATTTCTGAAAGTGGCAAGTTCAACGGTAACTCTGAAACAAGTGAAACAGATGAAAATCAGAATGTTGATGCCACAGAGGATGAGATGTTCAAAGGTGACACACTAACAGGTGAAACTGATGAAACATCAGACTCTTCCTCTGCCAACAAAACTATGGATTCAGCTGAACAAGATGCAATTGATTCTTCTGATACTCATATACACGAGGATGTGGCTGAGGCTCTAACTGATCTTGATACACTACCAGATATCAGAAATGAAGGAGATGACAGTGACGAAACTGCTGCAGAGTAA